AACCCGCGAATACCCCACTCTCGGGCACATGAGAAAGAAAATCACTCCCCTCATTGGACTTCGCAGATTCCAAaacccccgttatctctagtcataacccaaacactcctgctacagagaaaccaataCATCAGTAGTGAAACCTTTCCCGGGGCGTTACAAAAAAGtatatacaaaaaaagaaaattaaataaaatacgtaatgcaaaaagagaggaataataaataaatactgtacattattatttattattcctctctttttgcactatgtaattaatttaattttctttttctgattgcagcggggaagaagctgtttctaaaacactgactgtgtctcttcaggctcctgtacctctccttggtagcattgagaagagggcttgtcctaggtgatgggagtccttaatgatggactccgCCTTTTAGAGGCATCTCCATCCGAAGGTGTCTTAATTGCTGGGGAGGGTAGTACCCATGATGAAGTTAGCTGAGTTTACAATGTTCCAGTGCTTTTTTTGATCCTATGCAGTGGCCTTTCCAtgctagatggtgatgcaaccagttaggatgctctccagggtacatctgtagaaattttcaagtgtctttagtgacataccaagtctcctcaaacccctgatgaaatatagctgctgccttgccttctttgtacTGTAATTGCATCtcagagatgttgccacccaagaacttgaaacttctcaccctttccacttctgatccttgaTGAGgagtcgtgtgtgtttcctcgatTTCCCCTTTCTTAAGACCACAAACAGTTCCATGGTCTTCCTGATGTTGgtgcgaggttgttgctgcaacaccactcaagccagctgatctatctcattcctgtacgcctcctcatcaccatctcaaattctgccaacaatagttctgTCATccgtaaatttatagatggtgtttgagcggTGCCTAGCCACATAATTGTCATGGCTACTGTATATCGTCTTCCCACAATTACTGCACTTAACTTGGCTTTTACCTCTGTTCTTACAATCCTGGGCCATCCGCCCCCTACCTCCACACGTAAAACACTTCTCATTGTCTTTCACTTACCACTATGGCTGTACATTCTCCTGTCTTGCCCCTCTCATTGCCTAGTTAAGCATTTCATTAAATGTGTTGCCGGCGGGTAGCCCCATCTTTATTATCCGTGTCTGATGTGGACCCGTGCCATCTGTCAGAAGTTGTAAGCTGTCATTGTCCCAATTAGGCCACTATGCTGATATTTTTGGTCAACATTGGCTCCTTTGGCTCTTGTGTAATTGAAGTAATTTGAGTCTAATTCACCTGTCCTTATCTGCCTCTGTACAGGACCTCAGTTAGTCCTCTGAGGATCTGCTTCTCCCTTTAAGCCAATTGTTATTTTGGATTTGGTCAGACACTGCGGACCGGACGTGGGTATTTTAACCTTTAAAACAGTGTGTATATCATCAAAAGTTGGATGATGAGCCTCCCTTAATTGTTCAAACCTTTTGTCAAAAAAGAACATTATCATCATTACATTTGATAGCAGGTAACTGGTTTTGCAACATCAGCTGTAAAGGGTTCTTGCAGCCGGGCTGTGTAGCACTATTCACTATGGTCTTCTGGACAACCCGGAGGGGTGCTGGTTCTGAGGCACCCGCTGTCTCCTTGCTAAACAGTGGAGATTGTGGATCTTTATTCTGAGTCCCAAACTCATCAGCCGAATCATCCCAATCTACATCATGTTCTGCAGGTACTTTTGGACTTATACTAGCTATCAATaaataaggcatccgttagtcttgtgagaccatggatctgcgcctggaaaggcttcactctccagggcgcaggcctgggcaaggttgtatggaaggccggcagttgaccatgctgcaagtcttccctctccacgacaccgatattgtccaagggaagggcaagggtcgATACAGctgggcaccagtgtcgtcgcagcgcactgtgtggttaagtgccttgctcaatgacacaacatgctgcctcggctggggctcgagctCACGactttcagatcgctagtcgaatgccttaaccacttggccacgtgcccacattcaCCCCAAAAACAGGGGGATTCTAAGCTTCTTTGGCAATTGCTGCTGTGTGGTGATTGCCCAATAATAGTGTTACTATCAATAAGGCCTTTTCGTATTTGCCTTTTCCTTGTCCTTTCCCCAAACAATTTGCTCAGATAATATGCTGTCTGGATTGTAACCCACCTTTACCGTTTTTGTATCAAGTTACGATCACGGTGTGCTACTGTCTGTATGAGGGacctttcccattcccacactactTCACTGTTTCCTCAGGCTTCCTTTATCCTGCCTTATAGTATCTGCAATTCTAGTTCACCAAGCCCATGTTTTAATTAACTGATTTCCCAAATCATTTTGTAACCCATTGCCACCTGGACCCTATCCTCCAATTACTCAGGCATCCCAATTCCCCGTTCTCTGACATCAAACTCCTCACACTCCAAGATCTCTTTTTACCACAGCTTGCGGTCATAGTCAATTAATTTCATGACCTAACAGGGTAGTATCTCAAACGCACTCACTCAAATAGGAGCCTCATAATCAATTGTGGTCCAGTGAGGTATCTAGCGAAAACATCAGTTGTAGGTGCAAACTGAAAGGCCACATGGTGCTGGTGTTCAAAATAACTAGCACAAGGAGATGAGTTAAAGCTGATCTACCTGAGCATAAATTTGGTACAGCTTTTAAATTAGTAGAACTATACTTTGATAACAGAATGGTGACTACAGGAAGACTCAATTAATTAAGACAAGGTCCtgattacagaataaaatgattatTTACAGGTCTAGCAGCTAATCTAATTTTCTGTTACAATAATGGGTGCATACGACAGTATATAACATATTTAATGAAATTCCTGAAACTTGTTGCTGCTGTATTTCATGTCTCTACTTTTAGGCTTTGTCTGCGGTTCCTTGTTACATTAGCACAATCTGCATtcatatttacttattattagcCCTCACTATTATTCCCTTACAACATGTAATATCACGTGGTCTTCCCTAAAATATATCTTTAAATATGATTTATCCACTTTTGATACCAATGTGTTAAAGGAGTGTAGTAATGGTTGTGGAAGTTTGTACAGATTCCAATTTGTTTTGCATTCACCATTACAGGAGTGGGTTTTGAGAGACAGGTCATTGGCCGATACTCCTTTGCTCATCCTCAATCAGCACTGCAGCGAAGACGGAAGTTAAAAAGGCGAAAAACCATCAGTGGAATTCCCAGGCGTGTACAAGAAATAGGTAAAACTTGTAAAGCTCATCAATACTGTCTGATAAGAAATGTTTCCTGCAATAAttacctgatttttttttaatccacaATTGAACTCTGTAAATCAGAGCAGATGTTCTCACACAATAAAGGAGACTTCCAGTAATAGAGATTTGCAGTAATAGACTTGCAATAATATGACCATGTGACGTTCTAAAGCCCTTAAATTACTTGTTACGTTTTTAACAATGGAAAGTTATGTGCGCAAAATCAAACAAGCATATCCATGCAAATCAGGTAATACTGcagtgatatagatgacaagtaaaTATTGAACAAGACCATTCTTGTTCTTCAAAATAGCTGAGAGGACATACAGAGTCCCAGTTGAACAGGTTACTTGAAAGGCAACACATGCAGCACACTGGAGCATTCCCTAAGTATTCGACTGAAATAGCCCTAGATTTTGTGTTCAAATCTCTAAAGTTGAGATGTATAACTCTCTGGCTATAAAGGGAGACACTATCACAATGCCACAAAGCCAACTTCATTACATTTTTGAAACACAGCCATATTCTAACCTGACCATTATTTTGACTTATTCCTGTTATTTCAATTAGTTCATAGGTCAATAGActggtacagcatagaaacaggtttTTTGGCTCAACTTTTTCTTCCCAGTCAAGATGTCTACCTATGCTGagcccatttgcctgcatttggtcctCATCCCTCCAAAGTTTTCCTATCTATGTTCCTATCCAAATATCTCTCAAACATTATAATTGAACCTACCTGTACCATCTCCTCAAGCAACTCATTCCATGTATTCACTAATGTTTCTGGAAAAAATTGCTCCTCATAGcctctttaaatctttcctcacTCACTTGAACCTATGTCCTCCTAAGCCAGTGGGATTTCTTCCACACCCAGCTTCTCAGAAAATTTGTCCAGAATAGACTATGGAACAGAGACCTTTTGTTGCAAGCTTCTCTCGCTGGCAGCCAAATAGCCTCCAGACCTAAGGAAATTCAAGACCCTTACATACGTTCTGCAACTTCACATTCATTTTTATGGGACATTTTCTGATTCTGCCTTTTATTAGCAGGTTCCAATGAATCCTCAATTGCTAAAGAAAGGAATGTGATTGTTCACGTTAACCCAAAATTAGACTGTCACAGTGATGAAGTGAATTCTACCAGTGCCCGATCTGGGACCAAGGACTCAGAGTGCCAGACAGATGATATCCTTATCACAGCGCCATCAGTAAGGCGGATTCGAGCTCAGCGGGGCAGCGGCATCACGTCTTCCCTGTCACATTCGGATGGGAATATCACAACTCTGGCTGACGATTCGTCCTCAATGTTCCTTTCACCAATCGACAACCACGTCCGTTCCCGTAGCCTTTCTCGAGAGGGTGTCAGAGTTTCACTGTTACCTCATGAATTAAGTCAGGACAATAGTGCTGAAAGCATCGTTAGTGCTGCTGAAAAATACTTGCCGACCCCAGAGAAGGCAGAAGAGGAAGACGACAAAGCCAGTCTGTTTAACCGGAGTCTGCAGAAACATCATTCAATAGGTGTGACTGTGCAACCGGAGCAAAGCACAGAACACAAAGTCCAGGTGACAAAAATGTCGAACTTTGTGCCAGAGGCCGACATGGGGAACAGTGAGATCTCTTCAAATTCAGATACCTTTGGGAGTCCGGTCAACAGCCTCTCTAGTACAGGAGTTATCCTAAGCAGTCAGATGGATCAAAAGGAAGACCATCAATCATCCAGTGGGAATTGGAGTGGAAGTAATTCAACATGCCCTTCACAGACATCAGAGACAATCCACACTGCATCCTCACCACCACTGACAAGTTCTTCACACTGTGATTCAGAAATATCCTTGAATACACCGGCCCACACCAATTATGATTCACCAGGTTTCCTTCTGGAGCAGTACACATATCAAGGAGACAAAGTTAGAGGTCACAGGGCGAACTCCTTTACTTCCACAGGGACAGAAGTTGTTGAAGATCTCAATACAAGTAATGCAAGTGATGCAGAGTGGAACTATTTACACCATTGCCATGATGCATCTTGCAACCAAGATCTTAGCCCTAAGCATTCAAGGAGCAATAGCTTAGGGTGCCCGAGTTTTGCCAGTGTGGGTACATGTGACAGCTTTATTGAGAGGCCACCTTCTTCCAAAACTGACTCGGGCTCACATTTCTCTGTGGATACTGAAGGATATTATACATCCATGCACTTTGACTGTGGTTTAAGAACTACTAGAAACTACATCTTTAACTATGCATCCACGGGCTCTGATGGAATCCAGAGTACAGAACATGCTTCTGAACTTGTTGAGCTCCCTCTACCGGATCCTTTAGAACTAAGAAAGCAGAAGTTTCGGGGCCAGAGCATTGCTCTCAAGAAACCAAAGGCAAAACCAGCCCCACCAAAACGCAGTTCATCTTTGAGGAAAAATGAAAGTCATACAAGTGAAAGCTATCAGAATGAACCAAAGACAAACAATGGGCAGGATGGGACTGTATCTTACAGAGATGCACAGAAGTCATTGCAGCTTGACCTAAGTCTTGCATCTGACGGGTTCAAATGTCCCATGCTACCTAACGAAAGGAATGTTCCTTGGGATAGTTGCAGCACATATGCAAATGATAATGAGTTATCAGACCCTCAGTTCACCCCATCTGAAACACCATCACTTAAAGATGAAAGTGGCACACAATCAGATTATGCAGGCCTCTGGCTCTTGAATGACTTAAAATCTAGTGATCCTTACAGATCGTTATCAAACTCCAGTACTGCAACAGGCACAACTGTGATTGAGTGCACAAAGTCTCCAGAAGGTTCAGAGTCACAAACATCCCAGTCAGAATCCCGTGCCACCACTCCATCCCTTCCCTCCATTGACAATGATTTCAAGCTGTCCTCTCCAGACAAACTGGCAGGTTTGGCATCACCATCAAGTGGATACTCTAGCCAGTCAGGAACACCAACCTCAAATTTACCCACACCTCTCTTTCCTGGCCCCCTGTCTCCAAACAGTGGAAAAAGAAAGCCAAAAGTTCCAGAGAGGAGGTCTTCACTACAACCATCTTATGCAAGGGATGCTAATGTTACAAAGAAAGACCTCGAATTACCAATTATACCTCCAACACATCTTGACCTAAGTGCTCTTCAGAATGTGTTTAAAAGCAAGCCTTCTGCTCAAAGAAACCAACTGCATATCTCAAATCTAAGTAAAGGCAATGAGGCAGCTGAACGACCCAACAACAGTCCATCTGTTTCCCTTGCCATTACCCCATCAGTGCTACAGTCAGTACAGCTTCGTTCTATTAGTAAAACCAGGCAACCCCGGAAAGAATGCCAAGAAGAACCTGGCATATCAGAACCAACTTGTACAGAGCCTGTCACGCCACCATATAAAACTGAACCACCAGGTTACAATACAGATAAGTGCAATGAACTTTCCAGTTTACTGCCACAAAAATCACCTTCCCCAGAAGCAAACACCAACTTATTGGATGTGGAAAGTACTCATGCACTTCAAGAATATAATCTGAATGAAGAAAGTGTGACCCCTTTACCCTTGCTCCCTTCAGAGGTAAAATCATTAAAAGCTAATGGGAGTACACAGATCCAAGAGGTTGGAGATGATCAATCAACTGCAACAGCAAGCTGTCAGGCTGTTTACAACAGCTGCACAGATATCAGTGAAGCAAATTTGGTGAAGAAGAGCTCCATACAAGAAATATATCAAGACTTGAACAATTCCAATAAGGAGTTTCAGAACGAGGTACTTGCACAAGAAATGGGAAATCAGAAGAA
This genomic stretch from Mobula birostris isolate sMobBir1 chromosome 6, sMobBir1.hap1, whole genome shotgun sequence harbors:
- the LOC140199132 gene encoding actin remodeling regulator NHS-like isoform X1; translated protein: MPFPKRICEPLLLTRLGSAERPATFEELPAVSNHTLARTLGQLAELAKHACGLFQEIEDEVLRIHRRLGSVQRKISDIAAAVTALDARQETVPVSDLDRESKLTVHFRIPWHQQKDLLHLSTRPQCIEELHQRAIQKLQSRHRDHQRQSEERKLMKPSSMLPPPLPLTQHSHRIRAQRKQRISQFHNTRSSSPTECCQMTPWSRKSIPPTDGDSDMIALGQRPKNPIPNIPTTLDRQTNWSKDLPLPTPEQKMRQQAQAISSSVIPINVTGVGFERQVIGRYSFAHPQSALQRRRKLKRRKTISGIPRRVQEIAGSNESSIAKERNVIVHVNPKLDCHSDEVNSTSARSGTKDSECQTDDILITAPSVRRIRAQRGSGITSSLSHSDGNITTLADDSSSMFLSPIDNHVRSRSLSREGVRVSLLPHELSQDNSAESIVSAAEKYLPTPEKAEEEDDKASLFNRSLQKHHSIGVTVQPEQSTEHKVQVTKMSNFVPEADMGNSEISSNSDTFGSPVNSLSSTGVILSSQMDQKEDHQSSSGNWSGSNSTCPSQTSETIHTASSPPLTSSSHCDSEISLNTPAHTNYDSPGFLLEQYTYQGDKVRGHRANSFTSTGTEVVEDLNTSNASDAEWNYLHHCHDASCNQDLSPKHSRSNSLGCPSFASVGTCDSFIERPPSSKTDSGSHFSVDTEGYYTSMHFDCGLRTTRNYIFNYASTGSDGIQSTEHASELVELPLPDPLELRKQKFRGQSIALKKPKAKPAPPKRSSSLRKNESHTSESYQNEPKTNNGQDGTVSYRDAQKSLQLDLSLASDGFKCPMLPNERNVPWDSCSTYANDNELSDPQFTPSETPSLKDESGTQSDYAGLWLLNDLKSSDPYRSLSNSSTATGTTVIECTKSPEGSESQTSQSESRATTPSLPSIDNDFKLSSPDKLAGLASPSSGYSSQSGTPTSNLPTPLFPGPLSPNSGKRKPKVPERRSSLQPSYARDANVTKKDLELPIIPPTHLDLSALQNVFKSKPSAQRNQLHISNLSKGNEAAERPNNSPSVSLAITPSVLQSVQLRSISKTRQPRKECQEEPGISEPTCTEPVTPPYKTEPPGYNTDKCNELSSLLPQKSPSPEANTNLLDVESTHALQEYNLNEESVTPLPLLPSEVKSLKANGSTQIQEVGDDQSTATASCQAVYNSCTDISEANLVKKSSIQEIYQDLNNSNKEFQNEVLAQEMGNQKKPERVPSSSNTIPESLSAALSKPAIVEKLERKLDFDSVNENEAASADIIQPESTDAQKHSKDSVEEKTKRLQDGSPDATATAEALCETSSDSQYKDVGQVESYLTSAIDPQANEDNVFISPNKLRTTEDLFAVIHRSKRKLLGRKDSDEGPNVNKPKSSPASSPGTPPAVQKQPGPIYRSVRKSNTSKEEFKLLLLKKGSRSDSSYRLSATEILKSASPVSPKSPGDVSLDQAKDGEDTSHFPSGCEMQFPSSPYSPRFTTEGITSRSFSTSLLSRPSRSRAPPAAGSSRYSARSRLHSAPMQVISEGEAENSDGSLHDDRSSPT
- the LOC140199132 gene encoding actin remodeling regulator NHS-like isoform X2, encoding MPFPKRICEPLLLTRLGSAERPATFEELPAVSNHTLARTLGQLAELAKHACGLFQEIEDEVLRIHRRLGSVQRKISDIAAAVTALDARQETVPVSDLDRESKLTVHFRIPWHQQKDLLHLSTRPQCIEELHQRAIQKLQSRHRDHQRQSEERKLMKPSSMLPPPLPLTQHSHRIRAQRKQRISQFHNTRSSSPTECCQMTPWSRKSIPPTDGDSDMIALGQRPKNPIPNIPTTLDRQTNWSKDLPLPTPEQKMRQQAQAISSSVIPINVTGVGFERQVIGRYSFAHPQSALQRRRKLKRRKTISGIPRRVQEIGSNESSIAKERNVIVHVNPKLDCHSDEVNSTSARSGTKDSECQTDDILITAPSVRRIRAQRGSGITSSLSHSDGNITTLADDSSSMFLSPIDNHVRSRSLSREGVRVSLLPHELSQDNSAESIVSAAEKYLPTPEKAEEEDDKASLFNRSLQKHHSIGVTVQPEQSTEHKVQVTKMSNFVPEADMGNSEISSNSDTFGSPVNSLSSTGVILSSQMDQKEDHQSSSGNWSGSNSTCPSQTSETIHTASSPPLTSSSHCDSEISLNTPAHTNYDSPGFLLEQYTYQGDKVRGHRANSFTSTGTEVVEDLNTSNASDAEWNYLHHCHDASCNQDLSPKHSRSNSLGCPSFASVGTCDSFIERPPSSKTDSGSHFSVDTEGYYTSMHFDCGLRTTRNYIFNYASTGSDGIQSTEHASELVELPLPDPLELRKQKFRGQSIALKKPKAKPAPPKRSSSLRKNESHTSESYQNEPKTNNGQDGTVSYRDAQKSLQLDLSLASDGFKCPMLPNERNVPWDSCSTYANDNELSDPQFTPSETPSLKDESGTQSDYAGLWLLNDLKSSDPYRSLSNSSTATGTTVIECTKSPEGSESQTSQSESRATTPSLPSIDNDFKLSSPDKLAGLASPSSGYSSQSGTPTSNLPTPLFPGPLSPNSGKRKPKVPERRSSLQPSYARDANVTKKDLELPIIPPTHLDLSALQNVFKSKPSAQRNQLHISNLSKGNEAAERPNNSPSVSLAITPSVLQSVQLRSISKTRQPRKECQEEPGISEPTCTEPVTPPYKTEPPGYNTDKCNELSSLLPQKSPSPEANTNLLDVESTHALQEYNLNEESVTPLPLLPSEVKSLKANGSTQIQEVGDDQSTATASCQAVYNSCTDISEANLVKKSSIQEIYQDLNNSNKEFQNEVLAQEMGNQKKPERVPSSSNTIPESLSAALSKPAIVEKLERKLDFDSVNENEAASADIIQPESTDAQKHSKDSVEEKTKRLQDGSPDATATAEALCETSSDSQYKDVGQVESYLTSAIDPQANEDNVFISPNKLRTTEDLFAVIHRSKRKLLGRKDSDEGPNVNKPKSSPASSPGTPPAVQKQPGPIYRSVRKSNTSKEEFKLLLLKKGSRSDSSYRLSATEILKSASPVSPKSPGDVSLDQAKDGEDTSHFPSGCEMQFPSSPYSPRFTTEGITSRSFSTSLLSRPSRSRAPPAAGSSRYSARSRLHSAPMQVISEGEAENSDGSLHDDRSSPT